GCGGCGTAGCTCCGCCACCGTGGTCTCATCGAGGCTGAAGGTGAGCTTGACCATACCGGTACGATACTACCCTGAACTTCCGCGTGGGCATGGCCAGAGATCGCGCCGTGAGCGTCACTGACTTTTACGACCGCCATCCGATCAACGAGCAGCAGGTCCTGGCCGCCGTCGCCCGGCGCCGCGGCGCGGTCCTCGCCGCGCTCACGGCCGAGGATCTGTTCGACTTCGATCAAGATCACTACGGCGGGCTGGCGGCGGTGGAGACGCTCGCCCGGCGGGCCGGCATCCGCGGGGCCTCGCGCGTGCTGGACGTCTGCGCGGGGCTGGGAGGTCCCGCGCGCTTTCTGGCCTCCCGGTTCGGGTGCCGGGTCGTGGCGCTCGAGCTCAATCAGGGCCGCGCCGCGGGCGCCCATCGGCTCACGCGCCTGGTGGGCCTGGCCGGGCGGGTCGTGGCGGTCAGGGGCGACGCGACGGCCCTGCCGCTGGCCTCCGCGCGCTTCGATGCCTGCCTGAGCCAGGAGGCGCTGCTGCACGTGGAGGACAAGGCCGCGGTGCTGGGGGAGTGCCGGCGCGTGCTGGTCCCCGGGGGCCGGCTGGCCTTCACCGACTGGACTGCCTACCCGAGGCTCGACGACCGTGAGCGTCAGCGCCTGCGCGAGTGGATGGGGGCGACGACGCTCCAGACGCTCGACGGCTATCGCCGGCTGCTGGGACGCGCCGGGTTCGGGGCGATCGAGGCCGAGGACGTGTCCGAGCAGTGGCGGCCGATCTTGAGAGCACGGCTCGAGATGTACCGGGCGCTGCGCGCGGAGACGGTCGCCCGCTTCGGCGAGCGGTGGTACCGCGACTACCAACAGCTCTACACGTTCTTCGTGCGACTGGTGGAGGCGGGCAGGCTCGGCGGCGGCCGCTTCACCGGAACTTCTTGAGCAGGTCCTGCAATCCGCCCTCGACCTTCTCCTGCAGCTTCTTCCGCTCGCTCTCGCTGAGCACCGACGCCGGCGCCACGCTGACCGACGGCGAGGCCGCCGTCCCCGCCACCTTCGCCTTGAGGTTCCGCCCGGCCGTGCTGACGACCAGGTCGACGCTCATCTTGCCCGAGGCCAGCGCGTAGGTCCCGGCGGCGCTGGCTTTCAGCGCGCGGCTCGTCAACAGCAGATCGCGCGTGCTCACCACGCCGTTGGTGACGGTGTAGGTCGCGGCGACCGTCTCGTAGTCGAATGCCGAAGAGGAGAATGCCGTCGGCAGCTCACCGCCGGCGAGGGCGGAGACGGCGCCGCCGAGCCGCAGCACGGTGCTCAGCAGCGCCAGCGCCTGGGCGCCCACGACCTTCCCCGGACCGAGCTTGAACTGCCCCTTGCCGTTCAGTGTGTTCCAGAGATCGTCGAGACGCGCGGAGGTGTTGCCGGAGAGATCGAGCGGCCCCGTCACCGCGTAGCCCTGGCAGAGGAAGTCCACGAGGATCTTCTCGACCGGCAGCGTCTTGATCCCCAGATCCCCGAGCTCCACGCGCACGCCGCGGTCCAGCGCCACCGACAGGTTGGTGGTGATCGTGCCCTTGCCGATCTCCGTCGTGACCGAGCGCCCGATCAGGCGCGACTCCTCCCAGGTCGTGTTCAACTTCACCGGACCCAGCGTGAGCGTCCGGCGCTTGGGCTCGGGGCACTGCGGGTTGGTCTGGGTGACGGCAAGGTTGGTCAGCTCGACGTCGCCCGAGGCCCGCGGCTTGCCGACGGTGCCGCCGAGCGCCAGCGTGCCCTTGAGGCCGCCGGCGAGGGTGGGCTCGGGCCCCATGGCGGTGGCCACCAACTCGCGGATGTCCTTGCCGTCCAGCGTGAGCCGCGCGCGCAGCGGCGCCTCGACCAGGGACCGGGCGCCGTTCACCCCGACGGTGCCGTCGGTGATCTTCACCGCCAGATCGCCGGGCTTCACCAGGGCGTCGCCCTGGAAGGCCAGCGGCGCGGTGGCGCCCGTGAGCGTGAGGTTGAGATTCTCCACGCGATAGCGCGCCGTGGTGCCGCCGGCGCG
The window above is part of the Candidatus Methylomirabilota bacterium genome. Proteins encoded here:
- a CDS encoding methyltransferase domain-containing protein, with protein sequence MSVTDFYDRHPINEQQVLAAVARRRGAVLAALTAEDLFDFDQDHYGGLAAVETLARRAGIRGASRVLDVCAGLGGPARFLASRFGCRVVALELNQGRAAGAHRLTRLVGLAGRVVAVRGDATALPLASARFDACLSQEALLHVEDKAAVLGECRRVLVPGGRLAFTDWTAYPRLDDRERQRLREWMGATTLQTLDGYRRLLGRAGFGAIEAEDVSEQWRPILRARLEMYRALRAETVARFGERWYRDYQQLYTFFVRLVEAGRLGGGRFTGTS
- a CDS encoding AsmA family protein, whose amino-acid sequence is MTRFVKWLAVASVAIVVLAIAVLAAVPYLADTPRIQSLIAGNASQALGRPVKFSSVSVSTLPLPSVVLKDLEVAEDPAFGTTPFLKLNQAEIRLRLWPLLLFRVELGDLVLKEPVISLVETADGRWNIASLGRGSEAEARAPGRTRPSGGAGAGAGLPSRVKVDKGLVTYESRAGGTTARYRVENLNLTLTGATAPLAFQGDALVKPGDLAVKITDGTVGVNGARSLVEAPLRARLTLDGKDIRELVATAMGPEPTLAGGLKGTLALGGTVGKPRASGDVELTNLAVTQTNPQCPEPKRRTLTLGPVKLNTTWEESRLIGRSVTTEIGKGTITTNLSVALDRGVRVELGDLGIKTLPVEKILVDFLCQGYAVTGPLDLSGNTSARLDDLWNTLNGKGQFKLGPGKVVGAQALALLSTVLRLGGAVSALAGGELPTAFSSSAFDYETVAATYTVTNGVVSTRDLLLTSRALKASAAGTYALASGKMSVDLVVSTAGRNLKAKVAGTAASPSVSVAPASVLSESERKKLQEKVEGGLQDLLKKFR